CTGGAGCTGCGGGCGCGGCAGGACCGGGAGCTGCGGGAGCTGCACCGGAGGCTCCGAGCCCTCAAAGAGGCCCGGGGGGACCCCCCgaaatggggagggggcggcgggacccccccccagcGCGGCCTCGGGGGGTCCCCAAGGCGGCCCAGGGGGGCCCGGGGGCgagggcggggccggggcgtGGCCCTGACAGGTTTGGGGGggcaaaaaagggaattttggggggtaaaaaggggggatttggggggtaaaaaggggattttggggggcaaaaaggggattttggggggtaaaaaaggggattttggggggtaaaaaggggatttgggggggcaaaaaggggattttggggggcaaaaaggggattttggggtgtgaagggggattttggggtgtgaaggggggattttggggcatgaaggaagattttggggtgtgaagggggattttggggtacaaaggggggttttggggcacaaaggggggattttggggtgtgaagggggattttggggtacaaaaggggggttttgggtcacgaaggggggttttggggtacaaagggggggttttggggcacaaaagggggattttggggtacaaagggggattttggggtacaaaggggggttttggggcacaaaggggggattttggggtacaAAAGGGGGTTTTGGGTCACAAAGGGGGGTTTTGGGTCGTGAAggaagattttggggtgcagcaTGGAGGCGTTTTGGGCTAAAGAGaggcggttttggggtgcaggggggttttggggctctcCCCCCATTTCCAAACTCCCCTTCCTCACCCTCAGAGCCttcagccccctccccaggccccccaaaccccccggcccccccaaaaaaggggcTCTTCACCGACGACCTGCACCGGCTGGTGGACGAGTGGGTCCAGGACACGGCGCGGGCCCAGGTGGGCTgggggcaattttgggggggctgggggggctttgTGGAGGTCTGGGGTGGCTCCTCACCCCCTTTTTGGGAGGCTGGGGGGCCCTGAACCCCATTTTTGGGAGGCTGGGGGGCCCTGAACCCCATTTTTGGGAGGCTGGGGGGTCCTgaaccccatttttggggggctgggggggtttttaGGGGTCTGGAGAGATCAtttggtggggctggggggtcctgaaccccatttttggggggctgggggttttTTAGAgggctggggggtcctgaaccccgttttggggggtttggggggatttttgggaggcTGGGGGGTCCTGAACCCCATTTTGGGGGGCTGGAGAGTCCCTgcatcccatttttgggggattgggggaccccaaaccccatttttggggggctggggggattttggagggctggggggctcctgaaccccatttttgggaggctggggggtcctgaaccccatttttgggaggctgggggtatttttgggaGGCTGGGGGGCCCTgaaccccatttttgggggtctgggggggatccccaaaacctgaccccccctctttttccccccctcccccaggcCACCTCCTCGTGGGTCTCCACCCTGCGCGGCGCCCGCGGGACCCCCCGAAAATGGGGGGAGCTGCCCCCCCCCAAACCCGCCCTGCGTGGGGGGGGCAGCCCCCTCCCCCCGGGGGCCGAatgagggggggtcccgggacccccagcccccccaaactcccccaatTTTGGGTCAAAACCCCAATTTTTTGGCCCCCAAATCACTTCGTTTCACTCCAAACCCCCCCTTGTTTCACCACTCCCACCCCCCCAAATTGGGGGACCCCAAATTTCCAGCCCTTAAATGGCCTcgtttcaccccaaaattccccttttttggGTCCTGTGCTGTGACCCCGATTTCTGGCCTCAAAATTGCCTTGttttgccccaaaattcctctcGTTTTGCTGCCCCTGGGGGGGCTGAACCCAATTTTGGCCTCAATTCACCCTCAAAATCCCCCTTTTTGGGATCACCCGACCTCCCCAATTTCtggccccaaaaccacctcGTTTTCACTCCAAATCTCCCTTTTCTGGCCCCAAAAAATCTCTGGATTTTACCCCAAACCCCTCGTTTTTGGGTCATTCCCCATTTCCAAGGTGACCCCACTTTCTGGTGCCCAAAATCCCCACGTTtcacccccaaactccccttttttcctgcccttcccaccccaattttctaccccaaatccctcattttacccccaaaatccccatttttgggcCTCTCCCCCTCTGCATGAGGTGACCCCATTTTTTACCCCCCAAATCACCTCgtttcaccccaaaactcccttTTTTTGTGGCCTTTCCCCATCTATTTTCACACCCCCTGAATGTGATGCCACTTTCCAGCCCCAAAATCGCctcatttcaccccaaaaccccttttttGGGCCTATCTCCTCCTTTTTTACCCCTCCCACAACATTTCCCCACTTTTTGCTCCCCAAATCACATCCTTTTCCCCCAAAAGTCTCTTACAGGGGCTGCCCTTGCCCTGTCGGGATATCACCCCAGTTTTTagccccaaaatctccacatttcacacaaaaatccctttttcctgGGCCTTGCCGCTCTTTTTGTCCCCACACGAAGCGACCCCGATTTTTAAGCCCCCAAAACGGCCTCGTTTTCCCCCAAAACACAAATGGTTGAACCCCAACCTCtcatttatcccaaaattccctttttttcccctcagaccactccagaaacccccaaaattcccattttttcacccaaaccCCCTCACAGGCCTGGGATTCCCCCTCACGCGAGCGCGGCAGAGGGGAGCTGCTTGTACTGGATTTACTGGTGTCCCACCCCCTCCATACTGGTCGTACTGGTGCAAGAACCCCTCTCTCATCCCTCCACCCCTCCCTCAGCCCAATTTTGGGTCGTTTTGTCGTGTTTTCCGCTCATCTACCTCACCCCTTCACCAAGCCAGCGAGGTTTCGGGGTGAATTCTCGGGTGTTGTGGTCGGAGAGGGTGGGGAAGGCGTTTGGTTTGCGGGAAGATTGTTAAAAAGcgcggaaaaaaaaaaaaaagagaaaaaaaaaaatcttaaaatttaagaaataaaagcGTGGCTGGTTTGCGCCACTCTCAAAATGGCGGCCGGCCCCCGCCACACTCAAAATGGCGGCCGGACCCCGCCACACTCAAAATGGCGGCCGGCCCAGCCACACTCCAAATGGCGGCGCCGCTCCCAAGATGGCTGCGCTCCCGCGCACGCGCAGTGGGGGCGTCCCGTCCTCCCCAAAATGGAGCCCCGCGCCcttcccaagatggcggcgCGACGCGGCCAAAATGGCGCccgggccccgccccctccctcCCCGTTTCCGCGTTTGAATAAAACTTTCCCGGGCGGCCCGGAGCGCGCAGaggccgcggcggcggcggcagcaccgggcccggggccggcagcggcggcggcgatCGGGCAGCGGCGGAGGAGCGGCCGCCGGAAGCGCCGGGCCTCGGCGGGGCGAGCCGCGGCCTAGTCGGGAGGTGGCGGTGGGGGGGGCGCAGGCCTCGCCGCGTCCCGCAGGCCTCGGGGTGGTCCCGCCGGCCTTGAGGCGCCCtcggggggatttttgggggttcccgaagcttttggggggtcccgagggtgtttggggggtcccagagcgCGGGGGGAGGAGGCGGCCGGGACCCCACGGGCGCTGTGAGGGGAACCGGGGCCCTGCGGCCCTTTTGGGGGTCCCCTCACCCTCAGGGCCCCTCGGGGTAGGGGGAAACCTCTGGGCGcatttttggggggctctgggctctgtAAAACCTCGGGGTGGGGGTCCCGGAGCCCTGGGGACCCTCCGAGGGGTCTCCCAACACCTTTAAACCCTTTAAAGGAGATTTCAGCCCTCAGAGTTTAGGGGGTCCCCCGCTCTCCACAGCCCcaggagggttttttggggaggggtcctgccCCCAattcccctcaggaccccccgcgtttttggggggctttggggtggttttggggagcAGAGAGAGGTTGGGGGTTCTCCTTCAGGCTGGGGAATCAggcggggattttggggtgtttctgagggggatttttttgagggagtttttttggggtattttgaggctgttttggggcattttgaggcttttttttgggcgttttgaggctttttttggggtattttgaggctgttttggggcattttgaggcttttttggggtggttttggggctgttttggagttttttttgaggctttttttggggtgtttttgaggctgttttggggttttttttgaggctgttttgggttttttttgaggctgtttttggggtgtctttgaggctgttttggggttgtttctgaggctgttttgggggggttttgaggCTGTTTTTTGAGGCTGTTTTGAGGTGTTCTTGAAGCTgcttttggggctggttttgggtctttttgaggctgtttttggggcgttttgaggctgtttttggggtgtttttggggtttttttgaagccgtttttggggtatttttgaggctgttttggggtatttttaaagctgttttggggtggttttgaagcagtttttgggtgtttttgaggctgttttggggcagttttggggtatttttgaagctgttttggggtgtttttggggcagttttggggtatttttgaagctgttttggggtgtttttggggcagttttggggtgtttttaaggctgtttttggggcagttttggggtgtttttaaagcagttttggggtagtttttgggtgttttggggcagttttggggtgtttttaaagcagttttttttGAGGAGGGGGTTTGCCGTTTcaggggggttttttggggggtccgggggggcaGCGCGGATGTCCCGGcccgggggggggggtccgTAGGCTCGGGGGTCGCCCCGGGGTCCCGCCATGGCCTCGGTGCCCGTGTACTGCCTGTGCCGCCTGCCCTACGACGTGACCCGGTTCATGATCGAGTGCGACGGCTGCCAGGACTGGTTCCATGGCAGGTCagactggggggcactgggaggggactgggagggcactgggagggactgggagggattggggggcagtgggaggggactggggggcactgggagggatctagaggggactggggggcactgggagggattggAGGGCAGTGGGAGGGATtgggggacagtgggagggcactgggaggggactggggggcactgggagggtttggggggcagtgggaggggactgggaggggactgggagggatctagaggggactgggagggactgggagggattggggggcagtgggaggggactggggggcactgggagggatctagaggggactggggggcactgagagggcactgggagggattggggagcgctgggaagggactgggggacactgggaggggactgggaggcactgggagggattgggggggactgggaggcatctgagggcactgggaggcatctgggggacactgggaggcatctgggagggactgggggacactgggaggcatctggggggcactgggagggatctggaagggactgggagggattgggggtcactgggaggggactggggggactggagggcactgggaggcatctggggggcactgggaggggactggggggcactgggagggattggggggcaccgggagggatctggaggggactgggaggggactggggggcactgggaggggactggagggcactgggagggattggggggcagtgggaggggactgggggcactgggagggatctagaggggactggggggcactgggagggactggggggcagtgggaggggactgggggcactgggagggatctagaggggactggggggcactgggagggactggggggcactgggaggggactgggagggcactgggggggactgggaggcactgggaggggactgggggggcactgggagggactgggggggcactgggagggactggggggacactgggagggattgggggcagtgggaggggactgggggggactgggagggatctagaggggactggggggcactgggaggggattggggggcatctgggggttactgggaggtatctggggggcactgggagggatctagagggcactgggagggcactgggaggggagtgggggggactggggggcactgggaggtatctgggggttactgggaggtatctggggggcactgggaggtatctgggggttactgggaggcactgggagttactgggaggcactgggagttactggggtgtccccacagctgcgtgggggtggaggaggaggcggcggccgAGATCGATCTGTACCACTGCCCCCAGTGCGCCGTGCTCAGGGGGCCCTCCGTCAGTGAGtgtactgggagggactgggagggactgggagggactgggagcgactgggagggactgggatggactgggatgggggaCAGGCTGTCAGTGAgtgcactgggagggactgggagggactgggagggactgggatggggcaCAGGCTGTCAGTGAgtgcactgggagggactgggagggactgggatggactgggatggactgggatgggggaCAGGCTGTCAGtgaggggattgggagggactgggagggactgggagggactgggatgggggaCGGGCTGTCAgtgaggggactgggagggactgggatggactgggagggactgggatggactgggagggattgggatggactgggatgggggaCAGGCTGTCAgtgaggggactgggagggactgggaggaactgagatggactgggatggactgggatggactgggatcagggacaggCTGTCAATGAGTGCACTGGGAGGgcctgggatggactgggagggactgggacggactgggatggactgggatggactgggatgggggaCAGACTGTCAATGAGTGCattgggatgcactgggatggactgggatggactgggatggactgggatcagggacaggCTGTCAGTGAGGGGATTGGGacggactgggatggactgggatgggggaCAGGCTGTCAGTGAgtgcactgggatgcactgggatggactgggatgggggaCAGGCTGTCAGTGAgtgcactgggatgcactgggatggactgggatgggggaCAGGCTGTCAGTGAgtgcactgggatgcactgggatggactgggatgcactgggatggactgggatggactgggatggactgggacggactggcATGGGTGcagtgtccgtctgtccccacCATGTTTGTCCTCaccgtgtccgtgtgtcccccccgtgtccgtgtgtccgtctgtcccccccatgtccgtgtgtccgtctgtccgtgtgtccgtctgtcccccccgtgtccgtctgtccgtgtgtccgtgtgtcccccccgtgtccgtgtgtcccccccacgtccgtgtgtccgtgtgtccgtgtgtcctcCCCacgtccgtgtgtccgtgtgtccgtgtgtcccccccgtgtccgtgtgtcccccccacgtccgtgtgtccgtgtgtccgtctgtccgtctgtcccccccgtgtccgtgtgtccgtgtgtctcACTCGTGTCcgtccgtgtgtccatgtgtccgcgctgtgtccgtgtgtcccactcgtgtctgtctgtctgtctgtccgtgtgtccactcgtgtctgtccgtgtgtccgtgtgtcccactcgtgtctgtctgtctgtccgtgtgtccgtgtgtccggcAGTGAAGCGGCGCCGTGGCCCCCCCAAGGCCCCGGAGCAGGACCCCGGGCGCCCGGCGAGGACGGGCAGTGCCCAGTTCATCCGGGAGCTGCGGGGCCGCACCTTCCCCAGGTCagggggcacctggggggcacctgggggggctgggggggctggggggcacctggggggggctggggggcaactgggggggcacctgggggggtggggggtcactctggggggcacctggggggctggggggcacctggggggcacctgggggcacctgggggggggctgggggtcactctggggggctggggggcacctgggggggctggggtgTCACtctggggggcacctggggggcacctgggggcacctggggggcacctgggggggctgggggggcacctggggggcacctgggggggctggggggcacctgggggggcaCCATGGGGGGCACCATGGGGGGGGTGTGGGTCActctgggggggctggggggcacctgggggggctgggggggcacctgggggcacctgggggcacctgggggggctggggggtcactctggggggcacctggggggcacctgggggggcCTGGAGGGCacctggggggcacctgggggggctggggggcacctggggggcacctgggggggctggggggcacctggggggcacctggggggggctggggggcacctggggggggctggggggcaccgggggggcACCTGCGGGgcacctgggggcacctgggggtcactctgggggggctggggggtcactctgggggggctggggggcaactgggggggcacctggggggcacctggggggcacctgggggctgggggggcacctggggggcacctggggggtcactctgggggctggggggcacctggggggcacctggggggcacctggggggggctggggggtcactccagggggctggggggcacctgggggggctggggggtcaCTCTGGGTGGCTGTGGGTCACTGTGGGGGTCACTGTGGGGGTCTCACCCCACACCCTGTGCCCCCCAGTGCTGACGAGGTGCTGCTGAGGGGGGTGTGGGTCACTCAGGGTGGCTGTGGGTCACTCAGGACAGGGTGTGGGTCACTCTGGGTGGGTgtgggtcactctgggggtctcaCCCCACACCCTGTGCCCCCCAGTGCTGATGAGGTGCTGCTGAGGGATGGTGTGGGTCACTCAGGGGGTGTGGGGTGAGGACCCCCTCAGGTGACCCACAGGGCCGGGTGTCCTTGGTCACTGTGGGGGTCTCACCCCACACCCCCTGCCCCCCAGTGCTGACGAGGTGCTGCTGAGGGATGGTGTGGGTCACTCAGGACAGGCTGTGGGTCACTCTGGGGGGGTGTGGGTCACTCCGGGCAGGGTgtgggtcactcaggggtcactgtgggtgggtgtgggtcactcaggggtcactcagggtgggtgtgggtcactcaggggtcactcagggtgggtgtgggtcactctgggggtctcaCCCCACACCCTGTGCCCCCCAGTGCTGATGAGGTGCTGCTGAGGGATGGTGtgggtcactcagggatggtgtgGGTCACTCCGGGCAGGGTGtgggtcactcagggatggtgtgGGTCACTCAGGGTGGCTGTGGGTCACTGTGGGGGTCACTGTGGGGGTCTCACCCCACACCCCGTGCCCCCCAGTGCTGATGAGGTGCTGCTGAGGGGGGTgtgggtcactcaggggtcactctgGGTGGGTGTGGGTCACTCCCATGGGGTGTGGGTCACTCAGGACAGGCTGTGGGTCACTGTGGGGGTCTCACCCCACACCCCGTGCCCCCCAGTGCTGACGAGGTGCTGCTGAGGGATGGTGtgggtcactcagggatggtgtgggtcactcaggggtcactcccatgggctgtgggtcaCTCCCATGGGGTgtgggtcactctgggggtctcaCCCCACACCCCGTGCCCCCCAGTGCTGACGAGGTGCTGCTGAGGGATGGTgtgggtcactcaggggtcactcagggtggCTGTGGGTCACTCCCATGGGGTgtgggtcactcaggggtcactctgggggtctcaCCCCACACCCCCTGCCCCCCAGTGCTGACGAGGTGCTGCTGAGGGGGGTGTGGGTCACTCAGGGGATGGTgtgggtcactcaggggtcactcccatgggctgtgggtcaCTCCTGGGTGGGTgtgggtcactctgggggtcactctgggggtctcaCCCCACACCCCGTGCCCCCCAGTGCTGACAAGGTGCTGCTGAGGGGGGTGTGGGTCACTCAGGACAGGGTGTGGGTCACTCAGGACAGGGTgtgggtcactcaggggtcactcccatgggctgtgggtcaCTCCTGGGTGGCTGTGGGTCACTGTGGGGGTCTCACCCCACACCCCGTGCCCCCCAGTGCTGACGAGGTGCTGCTGAGGTGGGTgtgggtcactcaggggtcactcagggtggCTGTGGGTCACTGTGGGGGTCACTGTGGGGGTCTCACCCCACACCCCGTGCCCCCCAGTGCTGATGAGGTGCTGCTGAGGGATGATgtgggtcactcaggggtcactcagggtggGTGTGGGTCACTCAGGACAGGCTGTGGGTCACTCAGGACAGGGTGTGGGTCACTGTGGGGGTCACTGTGGGGGTCTCACCCCACACCCCGTGCCCCCCAGTGCTGACGAGGTGCTGCTGAGGGATGGTGtgggtcactcagggatggtgtgggtcactcaggggtcactcccatgggctgtgggtcaCTCCTGGGTGGGTgtgggtcactcaggggtcactgtGTGGGTCACTGTGGGGGTCTCACCCCACACCCCGTGCCCCCCAGTGCTGACGAGGTGCTGCTGAAGCCCAGTGGGGCCCAGCTGACCGTGGAGTACCTGGAGGAGAACAGCTTCAGCGTCCCCATCCTGGTGTCCCGGCACGAGGGGCTGGGCATGACCCTGCCCCCCTCATCCTTCACCCCCCGCGACG
This portion of the Poecile atricapillus isolate bPoeAtr1 unplaced genomic scaffold, bPoeAtr1.hap1 scaffold_326, whole genome shotgun sequence genome encodes:
- the LOC131574451 gene encoding histone lysine demethylase PHF8-like, whose amino-acid sequence is MASVPVYCLCRLPYDVTRFMIECDGCQDWFHGSCVGVEEEAAAEIDLYHCPQCAVLRGPSVMKRRRGPPKAPEQDPGRPARTGSAQFIRELRGRTFPSADEVLLKPSGAQLTVEYLEENSFSVPILVSRHEGLGMTLPPSSFTPRDVLHHVGADKVVPVLDVGRQ